A single genomic interval of Carassius gibelio isolate Cgi1373 ecotype wild population from Czech Republic chromosome A22, carGib1.2-hapl.c, whole genome shotgun sequence harbors:
- the LOC127942491 gene encoding 5-hydroxytryptamine receptor 3A-like, whose product MEVRTWYATLTWFQLITNCFIIQYLLLGSVQSLNCSEPTTKSLLNAMREEVICYSDARPVISLSTPTNVTVDLTLYGILGVNEKAQVLETYLWVRMTWQIEGLSWDPAECGAKKISLPREKIWVPDIIINEFMDENRAPETYYVYVTSTGLVRDGRPFHVISSCKLDIYTFPFDFQNCSYTFNSYKHTRDDIQLFFLLPIEQIFKNSLEAITTKGEWELIDMRAEKSSQPSLEEEWDSLIVYVGGILDLEGNSLRFATDTAMIWCM is encoded by the exons ATGGAG GTTAGAACATGGTATGCCACTCTTACTTGGTTCCAGTTGATCACCAACTGCTTCATTATACAAT ATCTCTTGCTAGGATCCGTACAGTCACTAAACTGTTCAGAACCAACAACTAAATCGCTCCTTAATGCCATGAGAGAGGAAGTCATCTGCTACAGCGATGCAAGGCCAGTTATAAGTCTGAGCACTCCCACCAACGTCACCGTGGACTTGACTCTCTATGGAATCTTAGGAGTG AATGAAAAAGCACAGGTGTTGGAAACATATCTGTGGGTGAGGATG acatGGCAGATTGAAGGCTTGAGCTGGGATCCTGCAGAGTGTGGAGCAAAAAAGATTTCACTACCAAGAGAGAAGATATGGGTTCCAGACATTATCATTAATGAATT CATGGATGAAAACCGAGCACCAGAAACATATTACGTCTATGTGACCTCCACTGGTCTAGTGCGCGATGGACGGCCGTTTCATGTAATCAGCTCCTGCAAACTGGACATCTACACCTTTCCATTTGATTTTCAGAACTGTTCATATACTTTCAACTCTTACAAACACACTC GTGATGATATTCAGTTGTTCTTCTTGCTGCCCATTGAGCAGATATTCAAAAATTCTCTTGAAGCAATAACAACTAAAGGAGAGTGGGAGCTGATAGACATGAGGGCAGAAAAATCTTCACAGCCCTCTCTGGAAGAGGAATGGGATAGCCTCATTGTTTATGTTGGTGGCATTTTAGATCTAGAGGGGAATTCACTAAGATTTGCAACTGATACTGCCATGATTTGGTGCATGTAA